In the genome of Pseudomonadota bacterium, the window CTCCCCGCAGGGTAGGTGTTTCGATGCGATGCCTGAATTCCTGCGGCCTGATGTCGCCAACAAGGTGGTTGGCCCCGTTGGTATGGCCATTGGCATGACAGTCGAAACAGGTTACACCCAGGCTGGGCCTGTCTGTCCGGCGATCTTCAGTTGCGTTAAATTGTTGTTGCGGAAACTGGGTTACAAGCAGGCGCACGCCCTCAAGTTGCTTGGGATTCAGGAGACCGTTAAAAATTTCGTAATAGTTGTCGATTGTAATAAGACGCCCTTTTGCCACATCACCAAGGTCGGGTCGGGTAGTCAGGAAAATTCCGGGGGCAGGGTCCGCAAGGATATGCTCGGGCAGGTCGAAATCCAAATCAAACCGTACCAACCGTGGAAGGGTTTTCGTGATCATTTCAGGGAAAAGCATGCCTCCTTCGGCGTGGTCTGCAAATGGGAGGGGTTTGTATGGAAAAATCCCCTTTATTTTGATCTGTTCGGGGGGCATTTTACCAATCTGCTCCCATGTTACGCCATTAAGTTTGGCTGTTGGTCCAACTGGGATGGGTTTTCCCCCTGACATGAGGAATTTGGTGGAAACCTTCTTTGATAGGTCATAGCGAGTGTTCAGTAATTTCATTTGCTGTTTAGCCCGATCAGCTTTTACTGCCATGCGCCCAGCTTTGATTTGGTCGAAGGAGATATCCTGATTTGTGGGTCCATAGCTGGAAACAATCTTCTCCTGCTGAGCAGATACAACTACAGAGGCGATTCCTGCGACCAAGAAAATGCAGATTGTGACTAACGCAAAACGGTACTTCTTTTGTCGGTTCATTTCACAGTCCTCCTTTTTTTAACAGATAATTTTCATTGATGCTTATATAATCTAAGCGTTTTCTATTATGGTACGTCACCTCCTTTATAATTTAAGAAAACTAATCCGCTTACGAAAGCTAAGTGGTCGAGAAATGGCATATATTGCGACTTTTAGGCCAGTTTTAACATCACTCATAATCGGGGATAAGAAAACAGAGCGATAAGTGCTATGAGCGTTTCTTCCAGTTATACAGGCTTTGTACATGTCCGATATGTGTCTGGCTGGTTCTGTGAGCAACCCCACACACTTACAGTGAGCAGGGTTGCGAGGATACTTCCGGCTGTCTGATTATTTATTATCAATCTTATGCGGTTACAATTTCATTATTTTACTTATTGGGACCATATGGAGAGTCGCCTCCACTTCCATCCGGAATACCATCACCTGAGTTTGGTGCGGGTCCGTTTGGGCCACTTGCGTTTATTTTTATATCATTTTGTCCGAAGTCTGAAGCAATTGCCACAGTTGAAAAAGTCAAAGCTAAAACAGATAATAATACAATAAATTTTTTCATAATATCCCCCTCATTTTTAAGTTTTATCTGCACGAGAT includes:
- a CDS encoding cytochrome B6 is translated as MNRQKKYRFALVTICIFLVAGIASVVVSAQQEKIVSSYGPTNQDISFDQIKAGRMAVKADRAKQQMKLLNTRYDLSKKVSTKFLMSGGKPIPVGPTAKLNGVTWEQIGKMPPEQIKIKGIFPYKPLPFADHAEGGMLFPEMITKTLPRLVRFDLDFDLPEHILADPAPGIFLTTRPDLGDVAKGRLITIDNYYEIFNGLLNPKQLEGVRLLVTQFPQQQFNATEDRRTDRPSLGVTCFDCHANGHTNGANHLVGDIRPQEFRHRIETPTLRGVNIQRLFGSQRALKTVEDFTEFEQRAAYFDGDICMAAKKGVNVLERGSQVHFMAEFLAILDFPPASKLDIYGELDKAKAEPSEMRGEMLFNGKARCSSCHPAPYYTDNTMHDLKAERFYKKELVNGMMMAHDGLIKTFPLRGIKDSPPYLHDGRCFTLEDTVEYFNLIQQLQLSTREKEDIVAFLRAL